The Victivallis sp. Marseille-Q1083 DNA window AGTCCGGGGCGATTGTGGAAGCCAACGAAAACGGGAACAAATTCGCATTCAGAAATATGAAAAATTGTATGGATTGACCGAAAATGGAAAGAAACCGGATGTTCGACTGCATGATTCCCCGTCCGCTGGAAGTTTGTTGCGCCGCCGGCAGTCTGCCTCTGGCAAAACTTACCGGCATTGGCGCGGCAAAGGAACTTATCCCGATCGGCCAGAGACTCGGCGCCGCGCTGGAGCGGTATGAGTTGTATTTGCCCTGCGGCGCGGCAAGGTCCGACGGCGCGATTGTTCTGCGTTTTGATCCTGATTTGCGCACGGAGGCCTGGAAGATCAATATTCATTCCGCGGGCATTACCCTCTGCGGCGGCGATGCGGCGGGGGTTTTTTATGGGACGGAAGCCTTGACGCAACTTATTTGCGTTTGCCGCCGTCATGGCTGGGCCGATGACGAAATTCCGTTCGGAACGATCGTCGATATGCCGCGCTATCGCTGGCGGGGGATTATGCTGGACAGTGCCCGGCATTTTCAGCCGGCGGAACAGATTCTCCGATTGTTGGCAATACTGGGAAAACACCGGATCAACATCTTTCACTGGCATTTGAGCGACAACGAAGGCTTTCGCACTCCATCGCGCCTGGCGCCGGCGCTGAACCGCATCGGCCGTATAAGCGCGGGATGCTACTCCCATGCGGAATTGGAAGAAATCCGGCGGGTTGCCGGTCAAAATTTCATCACTATTGTACCGGAAATAGAAATGCCCGGTCATTGCGGCGGTATTTTGCAGTGTTTCCCGGAATATGCCTGCAATCCGTCAAGTCCCGGTGCGGAACTCTGCCTCGGAAAGCCGGCCGTCAGAGAGTTTATGAAATCCCTGATCGCGGAGTTCTCCGCTCTTTTTCCGGAAAGTCCATTCCTGCATTTAGCCGGGGATGAGGCAAATCACGCCGCCTGGCAGTCCTGCGGCGACTGTCAGCGCATGTTGCAGGACAAACAGCTTGAAAATGTGCGTGAACTGGAAAGTGATTTCATGCGGGAAATGATCCGGTACGTATCATTGACGGGACGCGAACCGATTACCTGGGCGACGGAGAATGAATTGTCCGGGGAGGGGGTTGTACAGTGCTGGGGCAGCGATCAGGAGGTCGGGCGGCAAAGGAAACGCCGGGGACAATATATTTATTCCCTGAATAAACATTGCTATTTCGATTTTCCGGCTTCCCCGGGGGAGGAATTGTTTCCGTGGACCTCGCCCCTGCCGGAAATCGCCGTTTATGACGCACACGCCTGTGCGGTATGGGAAAATGTTCTGGCGGAGAAGTTGCTCGGCATTGAAGCCTGTCTGTGGACGGAAGCGGTTCCCGGATGGCGAACTTTGTCCAAAGTCGTTCCTCGCCTGCAGGCTTGGGCGGAAAATTCCTGGTCCATGCCGGAACGCAAAGAATATCATGATTTTTGCCGACGCAAAGAACTTTTAACCGCCTGCGGATATCTTTTTGACCAGTAACGCCGCCGGCCAGTTCTCTTCCGGGTGGGGAAAAGCCATTGTCCATCTGGAACGTTGCGTCCGCTGCCGGACTCAGCGGTGCAGCTTTTCGACCATTTCGGCGATGGCCGCAGTGTATTCCGGCGGGTTGCCGTGGCCCATCGTCGGCATGTCGATGATCCGTTTCATTTTTCCCGGCAGATTGTTGTAGGCGGCGTAGACGGAAGCCGGCACACTGGCGACGTCGACCCAGCCGACGATGACGGTGGTCGGACAGTGAACCCGCCGGGCGAAGTTGGCTGTATCGCAATAGCTGGTGGCCGGAATGATCCGCACCCACCGGCCCGGCTGGGCGGAGCGCAGCAATTGTGGGCCGCCCGGCGCCCGGCCGGCGACGCCGGCGCCGAGATCACAGAAAGACGGCACGCCGGTCACCACCATCGCGATGTCCGGGTTGAGCGCCGCCAGCGCCAACGCGGCGCCGCCCTGGCTGGAACCGCAGATGCCGAGATTTTTGCCGTCGTATTTCGGATGGTTGCGGATGGCATCCAGCAGACGGCTCATGCCCAGATAGGCGTCGCGGAAGAAAAATTTT harbors:
- a CDS encoding family 20 glycosylhydrolase → MERNRMFDCMIPRPLEVCCAAGSLPLAKLTGIGAAKELIPIGQRLGAALERYELYLPCGAARSDGAIVLRFDPDLRTEAWKINIHSAGITLCGGDAAGVFYGTEALTQLICVCRRHGWADDEIPFGTIVDMPRYRWRGIMLDSARHFQPAEQILRLLAILGKHRINIFHWHLSDNEGFRTPSRLAPALNRIGRISAGCYSHAELEEIRRVAGQNFITIVPEIEMPGHCGGILQCFPEYACNPSSPGAELCLGKPAVREFMKSLIAEFSALFPESPFLHLAGDEANHAAWQSCGDCQRMLQDKQLENVRELESDFMREMIRYVSLTGREPITWATENELSGEGVVQCWGSDQEVGRQRKRRGQYIYSLNKHCYFDFPASPGEELFPWTSPLPEIAVYDAHACAVWENVLAEKLLGIEACLWTEAVPGWRTLSKVVPRLQAWAENSWSMPERKEYHDFCRRKELLTACGYLFDQ